One region of Oryza sativa Japonica Group chromosome 5, ASM3414082v1 genomic DNA includes:
- the LOC4338946 gene encoding uncharacterized protein isoform X1, whose translation MEAAALGVPLVQVRAAVAAYGRGAGKGKGKRRVVGAFHAPPGRRRTALVAALPEPLQPLSPAQDGAVALASTEADGGEEVHGDVASAEISSPSGGEPPLLGQWRDSRNVLGKTVRVRFVLKRECTFGQSFHLVGDDPALGLWDPSKAVPLDWSEGHDWTVEKDLPANKLIEYKFVLQDLSGKLHWQNGRNRSVQTGETANILVVYEDWGNANSQTVEEEGKVSIGMEEGKLSVGMEEAVVPDDSESRDDIIVADELQVDDNLAVMQNESSVREDDKKSTVGTVTSVQAELMKLHEANQPELIVDEPQIQEALPETADTEPENGGVATCADDRYAESTDDDGVPVGGTDDDGVPVENRWTGAFEHELLWGWKALQQLLMSLGFKMDTS comes from the exons ATGGAAGCCGCCGCGCTTGGCGTGCCGTTGGTGCAGGTCCGGGCTGCGGTCGCCGCCTATggccgcggcgccggcaaggGCAAGGGCAAGCGGCGCGTCGTAGGCGCTTTCCacgcgccgcccggccgccgccggacggcGCTCGTCGCCGCGCTCCCGGAACCCCTTCAGCCGCTCTCGCCAGCGCAGGACGGCGCCGTGGCACTCGCGTCGACTGAG GCTgatggtggggaggaggtccaTGGGGATGTGGCTTCCGCAGAAATCTCGTCTCCCTCTGGTGGTGAGCCTCCTCTGCTTGGACAATGGCGTGACAGTAGAAATG TTCTTGGGAAGACGGTGCGTGTTAGATTTGTGCTGAAGAGGGAATGCACGTTCGGCCAGAGCTTCCACCTTGTCGGCGACGACCCGGCGCTCGGCCTCTGGGATCCGTCGAAGGCAGTGCCTTTGGATTGGTCAGAAGGACACGACTGGACTGTGGAGAAA GACTTGCCAGCCAACAAGTTGATTGAGTACAAGTTCGTGCTGCAAGATTTGTCGGGCAAGTTGCATTGGCAGAATGGTCGTAATAGAAGCGTACAGACAGGTGAAACTGCAAACATTCTAGTCGTATATGAAGATTGGGGTAATGCAAATAGTCAGACAGTAGAAGAGGAGGGTAAAGTGTCCATTGGGATGGAGGAGGGTAAATTGTCCGTTGGGATGGAGGAGGCTGTAGTTCCAGATGATAGTGAAAGCAGAGATGATATTATTGTAGCAGATGAGCTACAGGTGGATGACAATCTAGCGGTCATGCAAAATGAATCTAGTGTTCGAGAGGATGACAAGAAATCAACAGTTGGGACAGTTACTTCTGTTCAAGCTGAATTAATGAAGCTACATGAAGCTAACCAACCAGAG TTAATTGTAGATGAACCACAAATTCAAGAGGCGCTTCCTGAAACAGCGGACACAGAACCAGAGAACGGCGGTGTGGCAACGTGCGCTGACGACCGTTATGCCGAAAGTACAGATGATGACGGTGTTCCAGTAGGAGGTACAGATGATGACGGTGTTCCAGTAGAAAATCGGTGGACCGGTGCTTTTGAACATGAGTTGCTTTGGGGTTGGAAGGCCCTGCAGCAGCTACTCATGAGCCTGGGCTTCAAGATGGATACATCATGA
- the LOC4338946 gene encoding uncharacterized protein isoform X2 yields the protein MEAAALGVPLVQVRAAVAAYGRGAGKGKGKRRVVGAFHAPPGRRRTALVAALPEPLQPLSPAQDGAVALASTEADGGEEVHGDVASAEISSPSGVLGKTVRVRFVLKRECTFGQSFHLVGDDPALGLWDPSKAVPLDWSEGHDWTVEKDLPANKLIEYKFVLQDLSGKLHWQNGRNRSVQTGETANILVVYEDWGNANSQTVEEEGKVSIGMEEGKLSVGMEEAVVPDDSESRDDIIVADELQVDDNLAVMQNESSVREDDKKSTVGTVTSVQAELMKLHEANQPELIVDEPQIQEALPETADTEPENGGVATCADDRYAESTDDDGVPVGGTDDDGVPVENRWTGAFEHELLWGWKALQQLLMSLGFKMDTS from the exons ATGGAAGCCGCCGCGCTTGGCGTGCCGTTGGTGCAGGTCCGGGCTGCGGTCGCCGCCTATggccgcggcgccggcaaggGCAAGGGCAAGCGGCGCGTCGTAGGCGCTTTCCacgcgccgcccggccgccgccggacggcGCTCGTCGCCGCGCTCCCGGAACCCCTTCAGCCGCTCTCGCCAGCGCAGGACGGCGCCGTGGCACTCGCGTCGACTGAG GCTgatggtggggaggaggtccaTGGGGATGTGGCTTCCGCAGAAATCTCGTCTCCCTCTGGTG TTCTTGGGAAGACGGTGCGTGTTAGATTTGTGCTGAAGAGGGAATGCACGTTCGGCCAGAGCTTCCACCTTGTCGGCGACGACCCGGCGCTCGGCCTCTGGGATCCGTCGAAGGCAGTGCCTTTGGATTGGTCAGAAGGACACGACTGGACTGTGGAGAAA GACTTGCCAGCCAACAAGTTGATTGAGTACAAGTTCGTGCTGCAAGATTTGTCGGGCAAGTTGCATTGGCAGAATGGTCGTAATAGAAGCGTACAGACAGGTGAAACTGCAAACATTCTAGTCGTATATGAAGATTGGGGTAATGCAAATAGTCAGACAGTAGAAGAGGAGGGTAAAGTGTCCATTGGGATGGAGGAGGGTAAATTGTCCGTTGGGATGGAGGAGGCTGTAGTTCCAGATGATAGTGAAAGCAGAGATGATATTATTGTAGCAGATGAGCTACAGGTGGATGACAATCTAGCGGTCATGCAAAATGAATCTAGTGTTCGAGAGGATGACAAGAAATCAACAGTTGGGACAGTTACTTCTGTTCAAGCTGAATTAATGAAGCTACATGAAGCTAACCAACCAGAG TTAATTGTAGATGAACCACAAATTCAAGAGGCGCTTCCTGAAACAGCGGACACAGAACCAGAGAACGGCGGTGTGGCAACGTGCGCTGACGACCGTTATGCCGAAAGTACAGATGATGACGGTGTTCCAGTAGGAGGTACAGATGATGACGGTGTTCCAGTAGAAAATCGGTGGACCGGTGCTTTTGAACATGAGTTGCTTTGGGGTTGGAAGGCCCTGCAGCAGCTACTCATGAGCCTGGGCTTCAAGATGGATACATCATGA
- the LOC4338946 gene encoding uncharacterized protein isoform X3 codes for MEAAALGVPLVQVRAAVAAYGRGAGKGKGKRRVVGAFHAPPGRRRTALVAALPEPLQPLSPAQDGAVALASTEADGGEEVHGDVASAEISSPSGGEPPLLGQWRDSRNVLGKTVRVRFVLKRECTFGQSFHLVGDDPALGLWDPSKAVPLDWSEGHDWTVEKDLPANKLIEYKFVLQDLSGKLHWQNGRNRSVQTGETANILVVYEDWGNANSQTVEEEGKVSIGMEEGKLSVGMEEAVVPDDSESRDDIIVADELQVDDNLAVMQNESSVREDDKKSTVGTVTSVQAELMKLHEANQPEMNHKFKRRFLKQRTQNQRTAVWQRALTTVMPKVQMMTVFQ; via the exons ATGGAAGCCGCCGCGCTTGGCGTGCCGTTGGTGCAGGTCCGGGCTGCGGTCGCCGCCTATggccgcggcgccggcaaggGCAAGGGCAAGCGGCGCGTCGTAGGCGCTTTCCacgcgccgcccggccgccgccggacggcGCTCGTCGCCGCGCTCCCGGAACCCCTTCAGCCGCTCTCGCCAGCGCAGGACGGCGCCGTGGCACTCGCGTCGACTGAG GCTgatggtggggaggaggtccaTGGGGATGTGGCTTCCGCAGAAATCTCGTCTCCCTCTGGTGGTGAGCCTCCTCTGCTTGGACAATGGCGTGACAGTAGAAATG TTCTTGGGAAGACGGTGCGTGTTAGATTTGTGCTGAAGAGGGAATGCACGTTCGGCCAGAGCTTCCACCTTGTCGGCGACGACCCGGCGCTCGGCCTCTGGGATCCGTCGAAGGCAGTGCCTTTGGATTGGTCAGAAGGACACGACTGGACTGTGGAGAAA GACTTGCCAGCCAACAAGTTGATTGAGTACAAGTTCGTGCTGCAAGATTTGTCGGGCAAGTTGCATTGGCAGAATGGTCGTAATAGAAGCGTACAGACAGGTGAAACTGCAAACATTCTAGTCGTATATGAAGATTGGGGTAATGCAAATAGTCAGACAGTAGAAGAGGAGGGTAAAGTGTCCATTGGGATGGAGGAGGGTAAATTGTCCGTTGGGATGGAGGAGGCTGTAGTTCCAGATGATAGTGAAAGCAGAGATGATATTATTGTAGCAGATGAGCTACAGGTGGATGACAATCTAGCGGTCATGCAAAATGAATCTAGTGTTCGAGAGGATGACAAGAAATCAACAGTTGGGACAGTTACTTCTGTTCAAGCTGAATTAATGAAGCTACATGAAGCTAACCAACCAGAG ATGAACCACAAATTCAAGAGGCGCTTCCTGAAACAGCGGACACAGAACCAGAGAACGGCGGTGTGGCAACGTGCGCTGACGACCGTTATGCCGAAAGTACAGATGATGACGGTGTTCCAGTAG
- the LOC4338946 gene encoding uncharacterized protein isoform X4 — protein MEAAALGVPLVQVRAAVAAYGRGAGKGKGKRRVVGAFHAPPGRRRTALVAALPEPLQPLSPAQDGAVALASTEADGGEEVHGDVASAEISSPSGVLGKTVRVRFVLKRECTFGQSFHLVGDDPALGLWDPSKAVPLDWSEGHDWTVEKDLPANKLIEYKFVLQDLSGKLHWQNGRNRSVQTGETANILVVYEDWGNANSQTVEEEGKVSIGMEEGKLSVGMEEAVVPDDSESRDDIIVADELQVDDNLAVMQNESSVREDDKKSTVGTVTSVQAELMKLHEANQPEMNHKFKRRFLKQRTQNQRTAVWQRALTTVMPKVQMMTVFQ, from the exons ATGGAAGCCGCCGCGCTTGGCGTGCCGTTGGTGCAGGTCCGGGCTGCGGTCGCCGCCTATggccgcggcgccggcaaggGCAAGGGCAAGCGGCGCGTCGTAGGCGCTTTCCacgcgccgcccggccgccgccggacggcGCTCGTCGCCGCGCTCCCGGAACCCCTTCAGCCGCTCTCGCCAGCGCAGGACGGCGCCGTGGCACTCGCGTCGACTGAG GCTgatggtggggaggaggtccaTGGGGATGTGGCTTCCGCAGAAATCTCGTCTCCCTCTGGTG TTCTTGGGAAGACGGTGCGTGTTAGATTTGTGCTGAAGAGGGAATGCACGTTCGGCCAGAGCTTCCACCTTGTCGGCGACGACCCGGCGCTCGGCCTCTGGGATCCGTCGAAGGCAGTGCCTTTGGATTGGTCAGAAGGACACGACTGGACTGTGGAGAAA GACTTGCCAGCCAACAAGTTGATTGAGTACAAGTTCGTGCTGCAAGATTTGTCGGGCAAGTTGCATTGGCAGAATGGTCGTAATAGAAGCGTACAGACAGGTGAAACTGCAAACATTCTAGTCGTATATGAAGATTGGGGTAATGCAAATAGTCAGACAGTAGAAGAGGAGGGTAAAGTGTCCATTGGGATGGAGGAGGGTAAATTGTCCGTTGGGATGGAGGAGGCTGTAGTTCCAGATGATAGTGAAAGCAGAGATGATATTATTGTAGCAGATGAGCTACAGGTGGATGACAATCTAGCGGTCATGCAAAATGAATCTAGTGTTCGAGAGGATGACAAGAAATCAACAGTTGGGACAGTTACTTCTGTTCAAGCTGAATTAATGAAGCTACATGAAGCTAACCAACCAGAG ATGAACCACAAATTCAAGAGGCGCTTCCTGAAACAGCGGACACAGAACCAGAGAACGGCGGTGTGGCAACGTGCGCTGACGACCGTTATGCCGAAAGTACAGATGATGACGGTGTTCCAGTAG
- the LOC4338947 gene encoding pleckstrin homology domain-containing protein 1 produces the protein MAVSLWRAVMGAAGGGGSSSSSAAGGDAGGGVEFWHGGERTGWLNKQGEYIKTWRRRWFVLKQGRLFWFKDAAVTRGSVPRGVIPVATCLTVKGAEDVINRQFAFELSTPTDTMYFIADSEKEKEEWINSIGRSIVQHSRSVTDAEVVDYDSRPNSKPPPQPKTSEESEPSA, from the coding sequence ATGGCGGTCAGCCTGTGGCGCGCGGTGatgggcgcggccggcggcggcggctcctcgtcgtcgtccgcggccggcggcgacgcggggggCGGCGTGGAGTTCTGGCACGGCGGGGAGCGCACGGGGTGGCTGAACAAGCAGGGGGAGTACATCaagacgtggcggcggcggtggttcgTGCTCAAGCAGGGGCGGCTGTTCTGGTTCAAGGACGCCGCCGTGACGCGCGGCTCGGTGCCCCGCGGCGTCATCCCCGTCGCCACCTGCCTCACCGTCAAGGGCGCCGAGGACGTCATCAACCGCCAGTTCGCCTTCGAGCTCTCCACCCCGACCGACACCATGTACTTCATCGCCGACTccgagaaagagaaggaagagtGGATCAATTCCATCGGCCGATCCATTGTTCAGCACTCCCGCTCCGTCACCGACGCCGAGGTCGTCGACTACGACAGCCGCCCCAACTCCAAGCCCCCACCGCAGCCGAAGACGAGCGAAGAGAGTGAACCGTCAGCGTAA
- the LOC4338948 gene encoding auxin transporter-like protein 2 — translation MVPAGDQAEEAIVADAGKEEAEVRAAMGVEQDGKFSMTSLLWHGGSVWDAWFSCASNQVAQVLLTLPYSFSQLGMLSGLLLQVFYGLMGSWTAYLISVLYVEYRARKEKEGVSFKNHVIQWFEVLDGLLGPYWKAAGLAFNCTFLLFGSVIQLIACASNIYYINDRLDKRTWTYIFGACCSTTVFIPSFHNYRIWSFLGLGMTTYTAWYLAIAAAVHGQVDGVTHSGPSKMVLYFTGATNILYTFGGHAVTVEIMHAMWKPQKFKYIYLVATLYVFTLTLPSASAMYWAFGDALLTHSNAFSLLPRSGWRDAAVILMLIHQFITFGFACTPLYFVWEKAIGMHGTRSVLTRALARLPIVVPIWFLAIIFPFFGPINSAVGALLVSFTVYIIPSLSHILTYRSASARLNAAEKPPPFLPSWSGMFVVNVFVVAWVLVVGFGLGGWASVTNFIKQIDTFGLFAKCYQCPPRAHAGAPLPAPPRH, via the exons ATGGTGCCGGCCGGCGACCAGGCGGAGGAGGCCATCGTGGCGGACgccgggaaggaggaggcggaggtgcgCGCGGCCATGGGCGTCGAGCAGGACGGCAAGTTCAGCATGACGAGCCTCCTGTGGCACGGCGGCTCCGTCTGGGACGCCTGGTTcagctgcgcctccaaccaG GTGGCGCAGGTGCTCCTGACGCTGCCGTACTCCTTCTCGCAGCTCGGGATGCTCTCGGGCCTGCTGCTGCAGGTGTTCTACGGCCTCATGGGCAGCTGGACCGCCTACCTCATCAGCGTCCTCTACGTCGAGTACCGCGCCCGCAAGGAGAAGGAAGGCGTCAGCTTCAAGAACCACGTCATCCAG TGGTTCGAAGTTCTTGATGGGCTCTTGGGCCCGTACTGGAAGGCGGCCGGCCTCGCCTTCAACTGCACCTTCCTGCTCTTCGGCTCCGTCATCCAGCTGATCGCCTGTGCAAG TAACATATACTACATCAACGACCGGCTGGACAAGAGGACATGGACGTACATATTCGGGGCGTGCTGCTCCACCACGGTGTTCATCCCCTCCTTCCACAACTACCGCATCTGGTCCTTCCTTGGCCTCGGCATGACCACCTACACCGCCTGGtacctcgccatcgccgccgccgtccacggcCAG GTCGACGGCGTGACGCACTCGGGCCCGAGCAAGATGGTGCTCTACTTCACTGGCGCCACCAACATCCTCTACACTTTCGGCGGACACGCCGTCACTGT AGAGATCATGCACGCGATGTGGAAGCCGCAGAAGTTCAAGTACATCTACCTGGTGGCGACGCTGTACGTGTTCACGCTGACGCtgccgtcggcgtcggccatGTACTGGGCGTTCGGCGACGCGCTGCTGACGCACTCGAACGCCTTCTCGCTGCTGCCGCGGTCCGGGTGGCGCGACGCGGCGGTGATCCTGATGCTGATCCACCAGTTCATCACGTTCGGGTTCGCGTGCACCCCGCTCTACTTCGTGTGGGAGAAGGCGATCGGCATGCACGGCACCCGCAGCGTCCTCAcccgcgcgctcgcccgccTCCCCATCGTCGTGCCCATCTGGTTCCTCGCCATCATCTTCCCCTTCTTCGGCCCCATCAACTCCGCCGTCGGCGCGCTCCTCGTCAGCTTCACCGTCTACAtcatcccctccctctcccacaTCCTCACGtaccgctccgcctccgccagatTG AATGCGGcggagaagccgccgccgttcctgcCGAGCTGGAGCGGGATGTTCGTGGTGAACGTGTTCGTGGTGGCGTGGGTGCTGGTGGTCGGGTTCGGCCTCGGCGGCTGGGCCAGCGTCACCAACTTCATCAAGCAGATCGACACGTTCGGGCTCTTCGCCAAGTGCTACCAGTGCCCACCCAGGGCGCACGCCGGGGCGCCCCTGCCGGCTCCGCCGCGCCACTAG
- the LOC4338948 gene encoding auxin transporter-like protein 2 isoform X1 — MVPAGDQAEEAIVADAGKEEAEVRAAMGVEQDGKFSMTSLLWHGGSVWDAWFSCASNQVRPTTNDLVMPLAHISFGILQVAQVLLTLPYSFSQLGMLSGLLLQVFYGLMGSWTAYLISVLYVEYRARKEKEGVSFKNHVIQWFEVLDGLLGPYWKAAGLAFNCTFLLFGSVIQLIACASNIYYINDRLDKRTWTYIFGACCSTTVFIPSFHNYRIWSFLGLGMTTYTAWYLAIAAAVHGQVDGVTHSGPSKMVLYFTGATNILYTFGGHAVTVEIMHAMWKPQKFKYIYLVATLYVFTLTLPSASAMYWAFGDALLTHSNAFSLLPRSGWRDAAVILMLIHQFITFGFACTPLYFVWEKAIGMHGTRSVLTRALARLPIVVPIWFLAIIFPFFGPINSAVGALLVSFTVYIIPSLSHILTYRSASARLNAAEKPPPFLPSWSGMFVVNVFVVAWVLVVGFGLGGWASVTNFIKQIDTFGLFAKCYQCPPRAHAGAPLPAPPRH; from the exons ATGGTGCCGGCCGGCGACCAGGCGGAGGAGGCCATCGTGGCGGACgccgggaaggaggaggcggaggtgcgCGCGGCCATGGGCGTCGAGCAGGACGGCAAGTTCAGCATGACGAGCCTCCTGTGGCACGGCGGCTCCGTCTGGGACGCCTGGTTcagctgcgcctccaaccaGGTACGACCAACCACGAACGACCTCGTCATGCCTCTCGCTCACATTTCGTTTGGAATTTTGCAGGTGGCGCAGGTGCTCCTGACGCTGCCGTACTCCTTCTCGCAGCTCGGGATGCTCTCGGGCCTGCTGCTGCAGGTGTTCTACGGCCTCATGGGCAGCTGGACCGCCTACCTCATCAGCGTCCTCTACGTCGAGTACCGCGCCCGCAAGGAGAAGGAAGGCGTCAGCTTCAAGAACCACGTCATCCAG TGGTTCGAAGTTCTTGATGGGCTCTTGGGCCCGTACTGGAAGGCGGCCGGCCTCGCCTTCAACTGCACCTTCCTGCTCTTCGGCTCCGTCATCCAGCTGATCGCCTGTGCAAG TAACATATACTACATCAACGACCGGCTGGACAAGAGGACATGGACGTACATATTCGGGGCGTGCTGCTCCACCACGGTGTTCATCCCCTCCTTCCACAACTACCGCATCTGGTCCTTCCTTGGCCTCGGCATGACCACCTACACCGCCTGGtacctcgccatcgccgccgccgtccacggcCAG GTCGACGGCGTGACGCACTCGGGCCCGAGCAAGATGGTGCTCTACTTCACTGGCGCCACCAACATCCTCTACACTTTCGGCGGACACGCCGTCACTGT AGAGATCATGCACGCGATGTGGAAGCCGCAGAAGTTCAAGTACATCTACCTGGTGGCGACGCTGTACGTGTTCACGCTGACGCtgccgtcggcgtcggccatGTACTGGGCGTTCGGCGACGCGCTGCTGACGCACTCGAACGCCTTCTCGCTGCTGCCGCGGTCCGGGTGGCGCGACGCGGCGGTGATCCTGATGCTGATCCACCAGTTCATCACGTTCGGGTTCGCGTGCACCCCGCTCTACTTCGTGTGGGAGAAGGCGATCGGCATGCACGGCACCCGCAGCGTCCTCAcccgcgcgctcgcccgccTCCCCATCGTCGTGCCCATCTGGTTCCTCGCCATCATCTTCCCCTTCTTCGGCCCCATCAACTCCGCCGTCGGCGCGCTCCTCGTCAGCTTCACCGTCTACAtcatcccctccctctcccacaTCCTCACGtaccgctccgcctccgccagatTG AATGCGGcggagaagccgccgccgttcctgcCGAGCTGGAGCGGGATGTTCGTGGTGAACGTGTTCGTGGTGGCGTGGGTGCTGGTGGTCGGGTTCGGCCTCGGCGGCTGGGCCAGCGTCACCAACTTCATCAAGCAGATCGACACGTTCGGGCTCTTCGCCAAGTGCTACCAGTGCCCACCCAGGGCGCACGCCGGGGCGCCCCTGCCGGCTCCGCCGCGCCACTAG